A genomic window from Sceloporus undulatus isolate JIND9_A2432 ecotype Alabama chromosome 9, SceUnd_v1.1, whole genome shotgun sequence includes:
- the PCP4L1 gene encoding Purkinje cell protein 4-like protein 1 isoform X1: MEPSNQKLSSNETTSPREISGQEEKEKPGTTKKVEAEEEEIDIDLNAPETEKAALAIQGKFRRFQKRKKDPSS; encoded by the exons CTCAGTTCAAACGAAACAACATCACCCCGTGAGATCTCTGGCCAAGAGGAGAAAG AGAAACCTGGAACAACCAAGAAGGtggaagcagaagaggaagaaatagacATTGATCTGAACGCGCCGGAGACGGAGAAGGCCGCCCTTGCCATCCAGGGCAAATTCCGACGCTTCCAGAAACGGAAAAAGGACCCCAGCTCTTGA
- the PCP4L1 gene encoding Purkinje cell protein 4-like protein 1 isoform X2, producing MSKLSSNETTSPREISGQEEKEKPGTTKKVEAEEEEIDIDLNAPETEKAALAIQGKFRRFQKRKKDPSS from the exons CTCAGTTCAAACGAAACAACATCACCCCGTGAGATCTCTGGCCAAGAGGAGAAAG AGAAACCTGGAACAACCAAGAAGGtggaagcagaagaggaagaaatagacATTGATCTGAACGCGCCGGAGACGGAGAAGGCCGCCCTTGCCATCCAGGGCAAATTCCGACGCTTCCAGAAACGGAAAAAGGACCCCAGCTCTTGA
- the MPZ gene encoding myelin protein P0: MRSPGNLGRERALLLTVLLSTMVLNPTLAINVYTDREVHGTVGSNAKLSCSFWSNEWISDDISVTWHFQPESSRDSVSIFHFAKGQAYIDNVGMFKERIEWTGNPRWKDGSIVIHDLEYTDNGTFTCDVKNPPDIVGKTSQVTLYVFENVPTRYGVVLGAVIGGVLAVVLVVLVIAYLIRYCWLRRQATLQRRLSAMERGRLRLGKDSSKRGRQPPVLYAMLDHSRLTKSASEKKSKGGLGDSRKDKK; encoded by the exons TGCTAAATCCAACTTTGGCCATTAATGTTTACACGGATCGAGAGGTGCATGGCACAGTGGGCTCCAACGCTAAGCTTTCTTGCTCTTTTTGGTCGAATGAGTGGATCTCCGATGATATTTCAGTCACTTGGCACTTTCAACCAGAAAGCAGCAGAGACAGCGTATCG ATATTCCACTTTGCCAAAGGCCAGGCTTACATAGACAACGTTGGGATGTTCAAGGAGCGCATTGAATGGACTGGGAACCCACGCTGGAAAGACGGTTCCATTGTCATTCATGACCTGGAGTACACTGACAATGGCACCTTTACATGTGATGTCAAGAACCCACCCGACATCGTGGGGAAGACATCTCAGGTCACACTCTACGTCTTTGAAAATG TACCTACCAGGTATGGTGTGGTGTTGGGAGCTGTTATTGGAGGCGTTCTGGCTGTGGTCTTAGTTGTTTTGGTGATAGCCTATCTTATCAGATATTGCTGGCTGAGGAGACAAGCAACTCTCCAACGAAGACTCAG TGCAATGGAGAGGGGGAGACTGAGGCTGGGCAAGGACTCGTCAAAAAGAGGACGCCAG CCTCCTGTTCTGTACGCGATGCTGGACCACAGCCGCCTCACCAAATCCGCGAGTGAGAAGAAATCCAAGGGAGGCCTGGGCGACTCTCGTAAAGATAAGAAATAG